In Pseudoclavibacter sp. Marseille-Q3772, the sequence TTCACCATCACCACTACGGCGATCAGCAGCACCACGCCAACACCGGCAATGATCCACCACACGAAACTCGGGATACCGCCCTCATCTCCAGCCGCATCCTCACCAGCAGCATCTTGACCAGCAGCATCTTGACCAGCAGCATCCTGACCGTTCGCACCCGCGGGAGCCCCCGCATCCGCCCCCTGCTCGAGCGGCGCCGCAGCAAACGCCTCTTCCGGATCGGTCGCATCCCCGACCGAGAAACGAAGCGTGTCGGATGCGCTCACATGCGTGCCATCGCGCAGATCAGCCTCGAACTGCAGCTGCACGCGGTAGGTGCCGGGTTTGCTGAACACCCAGTTGGCGTGCGTGTGCGTATTCAACTCAATCCACGTGGACTGCGGCAGCGCCTCGCGTGTGGTGTACAGCACCTCCGGAGCGCCGAAGTTACCGCTCTGCAGGTACACGTTCAGGTCGCCCGGGCCGTCGAATGCGGTGATCGACATGGTGACGCCGAGGTCAACCTGGTCAAGCACCATCGGTTCCTGCGTGTTCCAACCGGTCCAGATCACATCCTGCTTCTGCGTCTGCGGGACCACATACATTTCGGTGCCGGGCTCGGCGCCGAGGAACGAATAGTTGCTGTCATCGGGGACGGCAAGTTTCGCCTTATCGTTGACCTTGATCGCCACATCCTTCGGCATGCGCCAGAACCGGGGGATGCTGGTGTCGTCGTGGATCTGCACGGTCCACTCGCCGGTGCTCAGCGTGGGACCGATGTCGATGTGACCCGCGTCAAGTACGACCCGGTCGGTCGCCTGCTGCTGGTTGGGGTCGATGACCTGGTTCAGCCCGCCGTTGTTGTCGCCCGTAGGCGGTTCGGTTTCGGCATGCGCTGCCACGGGGAACGCGGTCGGCAGGAGCAGCCCGAGCGTGGCGGCGGCGATTGCGGCCGTGGCGCGGGTGAGCTGTGGGACGAGGAAGCGCACGGTGGTGTCCTTTCGGGGCGTGGCTTGGGGGTTGTTCGTTTGGTTTGGTTTGGTTTGTGGCTTGGGTTTCGCGAGCGGATGCGAGCGGCTAGTCGGGCTTATCGCCCAGGCATTCGCGCATCGAATTCGCGTTAAACCGCATCAACTCGACGTAGCTGTGCACCTCCGGTGTGAACGAGTCACTCAGCAGCTCACACACGCGGATGCCTTCGGTTTCGGCGATATCGGTGAGCACGTTGGAGCGCACCGCCAGGTTTGGTTCGAGGAACACTGCCGGGACCTTCAGGTTCCGGATGGTTTCGGTCAAGCGACGGCGGTCGGCAAGGCTCGCCTCCACGGCCGGGTTCGGGGATACGAAGCCGGACACCTTCACGTCATAGGCCTCGGCAAAGTAGCCAAATGAGTCGTGCGTGGTGATCAGCGTTCGACGCGACTTGGGGATCTGGTCAATGGTCTGACGCACCTGCGCGTCAACCGCATCCAACTCGTTCAAATAGGCATTGGCGTTGCGGGTATATTCGGCCGCATTGCTCGGATCAAGCTCGATGAGCTGGTCGCGGATGATCTGCACATACGCCTTGGCATTGTGCACATCGTGCCAAAGGTGCGGGTCGATCTCGCCGTGGACGTGCTTGCCGAGTACCGCCTGCGCGAGCTGATACACCTGTTCGCCCGGGTTGCCGAGGAATCGGTAGCTGGGGTCCGGCGGAATCTCGTGGAGCGCGGTGTTCGGGATGTTGATCACCACATCCTCGAGCGGATAGTAGTCGCGACCCGCTTTGTCGGCGCGAGCCGCCGCATCCCGATCGTGCAAAACATGCAATTTGTGCTCGTGCAGGTCGACCGTGAGGTCGGCGTGACCGGAATCCAGCACGGTGGCCTGCTCGTATCCGGGCACCGAATGGGGGTCGACACCCACCGCGAAGACCACCGAACCGCTGGCAATGTCGGTGGGTTCGGATGCGCCGGGCTCGCGTAGGCGCGCGCTGAGGTCGAGTCGGTACACGCCCGGTTTGCTGAACGCCCAACTCAGGTGCGTATGAGCATCCGGCGGCAGCGAAACCGTGTCTTCGACGTCGCCGCGCAGTCCGTCGCTCGAATTGAAGTACTGCTCGATATCGCCGAAGCTGCCGGTGAGATAGGCGTGCAGCGTGCCGGGGCCGGACATGCCGGTGGCGCTCAGCTCGACGCTTGCCGAGCGCGCCACATCCGCCTGCGCGCCGCCCTCGGCGCGGAACCCTAACCAGACCGTGTCCAGCGATGCATCCTCAACGAGCGGGATGATGTTGGCCGCGTACTTGACGGCTTCTTCAGCGAGGGCAATATTGGCGGAGCTCTTTGGCAGGTTGGCGTCGATCGCGGCGATCAAGCGCTGCTCTTCGAGCATGAGGTAGTTGGTGAACGCGGCGTCGGCGTAGACGATATCGCGCACATTGCGCAAGCTCGGCTCGTACGAGTGCGGGTCGCCGCCCTCCGGGACGAGCGAGGAGACCACCACATGCTCTCCCCCGACGTGCTCGACGAAGTCGGCGATGATTCCGGTGGTGGTGACCACGCGGATGCGGCCGTCGTCGGTGCTTGGCAGTGCCTGCTGGGTGCATCCAGCCAGGAGCAGCGCCGAACATACGGTCGCAAGCAAACGGAATCGGGACACGATGCGCTTTCTGTTGAGTCGTTGGTTTTTGGTTTCTTTAATTAGCCACCCAGGCGTCTCTTCAATCAGCCACCCAGGCCTCGCTCCAATCAGCCACCCGGGCCTCTCTCTAATCAGCCACCCAGGCGTTCGGGCCCACTTTGCACACTTACAACCCGGGTTACTGTGCAAACCAGGCCCCAACCCTGCTCACACCTCCACGTTCGGGCCCGCTTCGCACACCTCACGCCCCTCCATCCGCGTTGGGGCCCACATCGCACACTTCCTCCGCATCCAAGTAGCCAATGTGGGCCTCAACGGTGGTCGCACTGTTGCAGCGGATAGGGTGAGCACAAGCAAGGCAACGGCAGTCAGGCTCCTCGAGTCGGGTTAGTGACGCGCACGGCGAGTGAGCGTGGCCGCACCGACGAGCGCGAGCAACGCAGCAACAGACGCGATACCAAGGAACTGGTCAATCTCGGCACCGGTCTCGGCAAGCTGCGACTTACCGTTGTTGCTGCCCGACGCTTGCGACTGCCCGGATTTCTGCGCGCCCTGACCAGCCGGATCGTTTGCGGCCGGGTTATCTGCGGCCGGATCGTTAGCAGCCGCGTTGTTGTCGTCAGGGCGCTGCTCGGCGCCGATCGCGCCCGGACCCGAGCCGTCATTCGAGCCGGCGTTATCGGCGTCATCGGATGCAGCTGAAGCCGACGGGCCGTTACCAGAGGGCATTGTTTCGGTAGGGGTGGATGCGGTCGGTGTCGGCGTTTCCGTCGGCTCCGGTGACTGAGTTGGTTTGGATGTTTCAGTAGGTTTCGGCGTCTCCGTCGGTTCCGGAGCTTCAGTCGGTTCCGGAGTTTCAGTCGGTTCCGGAGTTTCAGTCGGCTTCGGAGTTTCGGCATTAATCGTGACTTCCTCGGAAGCTACACGCAGCGCTTCGTTCGTGGCGTAGTCCTTGCCGCCGATGGTGACCGCACGGTACCGCTCACCGTCAACTGCTGGAACCGTCAAGGTTTCGGAATTCGCATCCGCAACCTGTTGCCATCCACCGTTCTCGTACTTCTCCCACGTGAGTGTGTTGAACAGGGTCTCGCCCTCGGCAGCGCTAGCCGTGAGCGTGACTTCACTTCCAGGAGCTACCGCATCCTCGCCGCCGGACACCGCCACAGTGGTCGGAGCTGGTTTCACAGTGAACGTGTACTTGGCAGTGTTCGATGTTTGCTTGGCGGAACCGTCGGCTTTGCTGGCAGTTGCCTGCACAGTCATTGTGTAAGTGCCGGGTTCGGTGAATGCCCAGTTTGCGTGCACGTGAGCTGCAAGATCCTGGTGAATGGTGTTGGGCAACTTAAAGCCGCCGTCCTTAAGCAATGACTGCGGGCCGCCGAAAGTTCCCTGTGACCACACATAGACCTCACCCGGGCCATCCACAGCTTGAACATTGATGCCAGCTTTGAGATCGCTGCCAAACACCTCCTGCGCCTGCAGGCTGTCCCAGCCTGGCCACAGCAGAGACTGATCTTGCGTTATCGGCAGGAAGTAGAAGTTGCCAGGAACACCATCTGGCGTGGCGCCTTTGGGCACATTGTTGGCAATCGAATGGTTCGCAACCACGAGCTCAACATCTTCGGGAGCGTGGGCGACGTGACTGCCAGTGACGTCTTCTTTGAGGTTGAGGACCAATTTGCCGCCGTTGACAGCGAGGTTGAACGCGTCAACGTGGCCCTTGTCAAGCTGTACCTTGTCCGCAGCGTTGGCCGGATTGGCGCCGATGAGGGATGCGGCGGCCACCAGCAGCGAGGCAACCGTCCCGCCAAGGGGGCGAAGGAGTGATGCCATCGACGTGAACCTTTCTTCGGGCAGGGCCCGGTAGGTCCGGGGATGGGGGTGGTGCCTCGCCTCGTCAAAGTCGCTCCGTGTCACAGTGACGGCGCTTGTACGCACGTCGCACAGACGCTGCAGCGCTCTGGCGCTCGCTTCGCGATCACCACATCCCATTCCCGGTAATGGGAATGATTACCGTTAGAGTACATGAGGTGTGGGGCGCGCCGCATCCTGCGTTCGGGCTTGCGCCCCTGGCCTACGTTCCGAGTGAAGTGCCAACTCGCGCTGCCGCCTGGGTACCCGCTTGCACACCCGGCGGACATCCCGCCCACGCACGCCCCCACGCGCTTCACGCCTCACCCACTTGACCGCTACCCGGCGGCACTGCCCCGAATGAGTGCCCACTCGCGCTGCCTCCTGGGGCGCTCCTCGTGCACCCTCGCCTGCACACACCGGCACCTTCACACACCGCCACCTCCCCTGCGTTGAGGCCCAATTTGGCTACTTGGAGGCAGGCAAAGGCACCAAAGTGGGCCCCAACGCAGCCTCGCAAACAACGTTGGGGCCGACTTTGCACAGTAGTTCGGGTTGCAAGTGTGCGAAGTAGGCCCCAACACGGATTGGAGGGAGGGGATGGGAGAGGGATGGGATGAGGGACACGAGGTATGCAAAGTGGGCCCGAACGTG encodes:
- a CDS encoding TIGR03773 family transporter-associated surface protein, encoding MRFLVPQLTRATAAIAAATLGLLLPTAFPVAAHAETEPPTGDNNGGLNQVIDPNQQQATDRVVLDAGHIDIGPTLSTGEWTVQIHDDTSIPRFWRMPKDVAIKVNDKAKLAVPDDSNYSFLGAEPGTEMYVVPQTQKQDVIWTGWNTQEPMVLDQVDLGVTMSITAFDGPGDLNVYLQSGNFGAPEVLYTTREALPQSTWIELNTHTHANWVFSKPGTYRVQLQFEADLRDGTHVSASDTLRFSVGDATDPEEAFAAAPLEQGADAGAPAGANGQDAAGQDAAGQDAAGEDAAGDEGGIPSFVWWIIAGVGVVLLIAVVVMVNANAAMKRRVRAAQASSAGAASEQGSAATEAAADGAAGDKAATDAAGETPDNPRETADATDETPDATDETASGAAR
- a CDS encoding anchored repeat ABC transporter, substrate-binding protein, with the protein product MSRFRLLATVCSALLLAGCTQQALPSTDDGRIRVVTTTGIIADFVEHVGGEHVVVSSLVPEGGDPHSYEPSLRNVRDIVYADAAFTNYLMLEEQRLIAAIDANLPKSSANIALAEEAVKYAANIIPLVEDASLDTVWLGFRAEGGAQADVARSASVELSATGMSGPGTLHAYLTGSFGDIEQYFNSSDGLRGDVEDTVSLPPDAHTHLSWAFSKPGVYRLDLSARLREPGASEPTDIASGSVVFAVGVDPHSVPGYEQATVLDSGHADLTVDLHEHKLHVLHDRDAAARADKAGRDYYPLEDVVINIPNTALHEIPPDPSYRFLGNPGEQVYQLAQAVLGKHVHGEIDPHLWHDVHNAKAYVQIIRDQLIELDPSNAAEYTRNANAYLNELDAVDAQVRQTIDQIPKSRRTLITTHDSFGYFAEAYDVKVSGFVSPNPAVEASLADRRRLTETIRNLKVPAVFLEPNLAVRSNVLTDIAETEGIRVCELLSDSFTPEVHSYVELMRFNANSMRECLGDKPD
- a CDS encoding choice-of-anchor M domain-containing protein, with translation MASLLRPLGGTVASLLVAAASLIGANPANAADKVQLDKGHVDAFNLAVNGGKLVLNLKEDVTGSHVAHAPEDVELVVANHSIANNVPKGATPDGVPGNFYFLPITQDQSLLWPGWDSLQAQEVFGSDLKAGINVQAVDGPGEVYVWSQGTFGGPQSLLKDGGFKLPNTIHQDLAAHVHANWAFTEPGTYTMTVQATASKADGSAKQTSNTAKYTFTVKPAPTTVAVSGGEDAVAPGSEVTLTASAAEGETLFNTLTWEKYENGGWQQVADANSETLTVPAVDGERYRAVTIGGKDYATNEALRVASEEVTINAETPKPTETPEPTETPEPTEAPEPTETPKPTETSKPTQSPEPTETPTPTASTPTETMPSGNGPSASAASDDADNAGSNDGSGPGAIGAEQRPDDNNAAANDPAADNPAANDPAGQGAQKSGQSQASGSNNGKSQLAETGAEIDQFLGIASVAALLALVGAATLTRRARH